The sequence CCGGGCGGCAGCGGTTTGCCGCGCGCAAGGTTCTTTTGAATGCCCGGTGGCAGCGAAGGGCCCGGGCTCCAGTAGTCGCGGTAGCCGCCAACAATCCCGAGCACATTGCCGCGATCGATGCTTGGGCCATGACTCCAGTCACCACCGGAGTTGTTGCCCTTGTTGCCGTGCCCCTGCACGTTCTGCGAATTGCCCTTGCCATTGCCATTGCCCTGACCCTTCCCATTACCGGGATCAGCCAATGCCATCGCCGAACTGAAAACCAGCGCAAGGGACGAAAT comes from Pseudomonas sp. RU47 and encodes:
- a CDS encoding anti-virulence regulator CigR family protein, encoding MLKSRTLIAMISSLALVFSSAMALADPGNGKGQGNGNGKGNSQNVQGHGNKGNNSGGDWSHGPSIDRGNVLGIVGGYRDYWSPGPSLPPGIQKNLARGKPLPPGIAKKLDGRLVGRLPHYDGYEWKQVGTDLILVALATGLIYEVLNGAFD